The genomic segment caCATATATCTCTACACAATTTCTCTACAGGGATTATCTcctttaaatcaaaaatctaTACTTAGTTATGTACAGCTTGATCATAAAGAGTAGAAATTGATTAAAgtggaattaaaaattttcCATCCAAGATTGTTGCCATACTTCAGcattttacgtcaaaaatgtgACAAGAATGTGTTATCTCCTTATGGTCAAGCTTTGTTTACCTTTTCTTTCTTGCCCTGGTAGTTAgtagatttgaattttgaacgGCCGGCACTCCAATCGACATTATTGCATGCCTCATACAATAGTGCCTACCTAGATATACTTATGTACGTACATTCAGAAAGTAAATTTGTGAGGGCGAGAAATGTAGAACACATTATCTTTTAAACTTCACTAATTACTTTTGGAACGGAAAAGCTATCAAACTTATTGCTACCACTCTCACaccattatttttgtaaataatattcgaAAACTCTATCatcaatagaataaaatttatcgaAATTCATGCAGTGgctttgaaatttaataaataacgacCTCACTAAGACCACACAACGACTGCAAGATATGTTATGATTCGTCAGCTActtcatattattaaataacatgTTTACATACATCCGATTTGTCATaccataatatgtattattggGTCAAAGATCCAgtttaattaagttatttaatacttttaaagtAATGACTAATAAGCAGCAAAACCagcaataacatattattattgctataatcctatcctactaatattataactgcgaaagtttgtaaggatgtacctatgtgtgtgtgtaatgtttgttactctttctcgcaaaatctactggacggattgttatgaaatttggtacacaggtagagtAGAATACCTAATTGTTTTTCACCTGTTTTCACTGCACTTTTATGTCCTGAGTTGGTTTCCAAGGAAATCTAATGTCGACGAATTTTTTTGGTCCGATCGGACTTCGTTCAAATCTTATTTCACTGTTTTCTTTTGGATAGACATTCCTTCATAATTTGTGAAGTCTATATTGTaggtactagcttttacccgcggcctCGCCTGCGTCAAATTAATATCGCGCCTTTTATGAACGCGACAGCGCTTTTTCTTCTGACCTATTTGACAAatatctacaatttttttaatttactacaaagagtatgtttaccaattttcagctttttatcttgaaaattgtattaagtcccatacaatctttagaaagggttgagggttaatttttccaaaaatctgaaacacgtatttaactatttgttgtaaataactaaaatccaaagtttcaagtcactaacttcaacggtgtagaattttcatataaaagtttttcaccctTTTCACCCCCTCCagggtagaatttccaaaaatcctctgtTAGTgcacactccccagggaacctacataccaaacagcttcctacgcccagtactTTCGGCTCTACGTTGTCAGTcagtcaaatcaaatcatatcattttatttgcttaaattgGCTAGGTAATACAATATGtggatattgtattataatggTTTAGAACAAGCCTATTTAACCATTGTCAACAGCatgcaaatgttaataataacataaaatacactCACTCAGTAACAgaagagttatatatatatataaatattgaatattgattatttaaattatgtttatgtaagGTAGGTATATGGTTGTACGCatacataaaagaaatattttgttgtatacaGTACGATTGTACggtttatatttgttttgtaactgattgtaaatttttgttagTGCCATCTCATCAGCGATATGTCGCTATCTGAAATAGTAGTCTTATGGCATGTCAATAAGATCTACTATTGAAAAGCAGTTACGGCTTAAAGTTATCAAAATAGACATGGAGCCTTTTTGTTTGTGtacaattttgtgaaataatgtCTACTAGCTTACATCGATATTCACTtacgtattatattttatgctccaaataaattaagtaacttCAAAGTCTCAAAAAATAGGTACCCTGTATAAGTGAATACCAGCAGAAAGTAAGAATGCCATATTCGCAACcaatcatcatcaatcaatacatataataaaattgtagaaaggctaaatttgtacattggatatatttttttaattctttgtggaatatacttagttctgtataatatacttagtactgatatagatgaccaaaatatagttttggaaatttttgtctgtctgtctgctggaccgatttgcatgaaatttggtatgtaggtaccttatataccgggttaacatcttagatacatttcatcccggtaaatggtcaggttcccgtaggataattgaaaaacttaatcattaatcaaaaatgcctcagaatcccggtttaacatcttatagacatttcatcccgaaaaagaGGAGGTcttgtaggaaaattagatacactTCATctcggtaaatggtcaggttcccgtaggataattaaaaactaattatgaattcaaaattcctcagaatcccgggtttacatcttatagacatttcatcccggaaatgaggagggtcctgtaggaaaattaaagtaacaatccacggagccgatttaccttaaaattttctaggaaggtgtaaacagaatataaacaattcttttttatcgatgaaagtctgatatagataaaattagaATTCGCGCTAATGAAAATCTTTACGTTCGTGCGCCGGCCCTACTATTGATTATACATGCACACaatgtactacaaaaatataggtttttagtagatcaataaaaatgtccGCGACACAATactacttttataattaagtatctataaggcattttatatgtaaaaatgtattgtaaattaaaaggtgcatttttacaattattattacacaagcAAATTAATCCTTACGATTAAAAGTATTGAGTAAGTATTGAGATTATCCTTTACAGCACATAAATTGGATTaatagattctgaaatatcgtgaaattaaaaaatatgcacgccgaattattttaagtaggtacctagatacttttaatattgttgaaCGGCACGCGGCGACGGCGGCTCGTGGTATAACGCAGAGCGCGGTCATAGCCCGCAACGAAATCGTAGGATTTTTACTTGATACTTATGTGTACaaggtaatattatttattttcgttgcattcatacaaaaattgttatcagTTGTCAGAACGACATTCTCTGtctactttctttctttattaaaactaaatttacaatacaatacaaaatatatttattgcccataaaagcaatattagtacaaaataatacaattgtgcATACATATGGACCAATGGTGGGCCTATTGCTAAGcgcaatctcttccagccagCCTTTGGGTAGTAGTAACAGAAGTGGGCGCATTGTgtgcgcagtatgtatcaatatatcagtataaaactcttccgttactgagtgagtgagtgactgactgactgactgacagacaacgtacacccTGAACTGCCGGGCGGGAAActaaaatttggcatgtaggtgaacactaagagaggatttttggaaattctactccgaagggggtgaaagtgaaaaactgtaaatatgaaagttctacaccgttgaagttagtgacttgaaaatttggattttggttgctTACAACAAAGTTACGTGTCtcatatttttctgaaaattaaccttcaaccccttcaaaaggggggtgaaagattgtatgggacttaatacaattttcaagataaaaagctgaaaattggtacacttactttttgtagtaaataacagtaatagtaaatacaaaaaatgtttaatttacgtttgtggtaaaaaaaaaaccgggacACAAAacatcatggaaaatgggacggcacgcgttgcagaaagcgggagacacgtagtgggaaacaggacggaACACATTGCAagaaacatgatggcacaatgtgtgggaaacggtacgggatatcaaCTTTAggttacatagcaggaagtggtattggacaagtttgcgggacgagacacgggAATCTGGAAATTGAACTGAAGTTGagaaaaaatgataatttgaatatatgtttaccagtcttacagagtacgtgataaaaaaattactgagattttgctatgaaattaacgcgggcgaagccgcgggcaaaagctagttttagataaaaatcgATTTGCTTATATATCTACCTGGTTTCCTACATCAATGGATCAAAATCTATAAGGGATAAAagatgtaagtacctacctacataaatactatttcttattactttttcagaatttcttttttaaatcgacgagaaaacttataaaataaacgtttataaTGATGTTAGCTATCTATTCCACGGTTAACAATAAACCCAGTAGTATATTCAACAGGACATCAAGTATCTTGCATGAACCTTATAGCGCgttaatagcggcgagtttgcattgaatttgtgtaggttgatgtgctgttgaggTTTGACTAGCTTTTTTGCATTAGGTACTGTAATAATAGAGGGATAGTTTGGGTCCTTTACCTGTTGCGATATACCTACCCTTAGTACCTAACAATGATCCCTTAGAGTGATGGGTCCCTAAACTCCCAACAGTTAAACCTATAAGTAGCTTCAAGATTATACTTAACTAGCTacgccccagggcttcgctcccgtgagaatttagggataaaatgtaccctatgtgctattccaggttatattctactcgtgtacctacaaaattttataattatccgTCCAGAAAATAGGTAAATCGTCAATAACTTTCGCATATaagtatacaaacttattaaAAGCTTATGCATGAGTTCGAGTCGCTGTTCgcaagttattttatatatttaccaaagtttTCGTAGGTCGTTTCTCTttgtttcttaaattaaaaatagttggAACTGCAAAGCTAAGcgtacctatacctacctacgcTTAGTAGATAATAACCtcattgtacaaaaaaaacacTGTAGTTAGgaacgaataaaataaaacgaagtacctattgtttataattacttattttaaaagtaagtaagtacctagatTAAATACAACTTAGGaacttataataaagttaacatACCTAGTTATGGCAGACAATTTTTGgacttttttaaacaattacgTATTTAATGGGATCATAAAGGTCTGATCAACTTCATTGTCGTCATTCAATTCATTTGTGTCTACTTTTGGATTAAAGTCAACTTTGCTGACGCCTTCTTCCAGCAGTTCTAACAGCTTGGAGTAAACATACTTATTAGCGTCGATGGCCCACAGGAAGTCAATGTGGTTGAATTGTTTTAATGGCACGACATAGTGCTCAATAGGGTTGGTCAGATGCACATACAAATTCGTCACATCTTCGTCACTGGCTAGCCAATCATTTTCAGCGCTTAACAGCGCAATTGGCAACGTTATTTTATGCACTGGGTACTCAGGGGGAACATTGTTACCATACTCCTTAAAGTTTCCCTCGGGACCATAATCGAACTGCTGGAACCGGCCACCGCTTTTGATCTCCTGGGCATAATGAACCAGAGTCTTTGTAGAAGCCCCGGCTGGAACATGCCCTAAAATTATCggcaataatgttttattaaactgACTCGCGTCATGAccacataaaacaaataaggAGTTTTCACATATCACTTCTTCGTAATGGTTTATTTCGCATGCGTGTTTCGACAGCCATCTAAGCACAGCGTTTTGTGGCAAAAACTCGTTCGCTCCGAGCAACTTTAACAAAAACTCCAGGTTATCACTGTATCTAGCCAGTAGTCTTATCGGGCTTTTTATGTCTGTCATGTAGGCCACGGGTGCTAGGGCGAAACCCGCTCTCAAAACTTTGTTATATTGTGTTTTAGTTGATAATAATGCAAATAACACGGTTGTTCCCATTGAATGGccgatataatttattttcacatccCAGCCTTTGATCTCcataatataatcaataacTGCAGGCAGATCGTGTTGACTCACTTCGTGAAAAGTAAAATTCCAAAAGGCGAACGTGTCCACGTTTTTCGATATGTGCGCTCGGGAATACGTGTTTCCCCTGACATTTGCCATCCAAACATCATACCCAGCTTCTGATAGTATGAACCCGAGTCCTTTCTCCGGTCCAGGCAGTATCCAATCAGCAGAGCTACCTAACAGGCCATGGTGAAGTAACACAGTTTTACGAGGAACACCTACTTTGGAATTTTTCGAGAATGGTATCCTATGAATAGTTAATATGTAACCATCTTCAGTGACGACCGTGTGAGATTCTGCTACATATCCATAAAGGGCCAAAAGTTGGGGTGTGGTCATATGTATTGCGGGATTATCAGCTATACATTTGACTTTTGGGTTCTTAGGTGCGATGGCATCGAACACCTGTTCTTGATTGGCTTGGGCTTTAtcgatgtaatttttaaagtccTCAGTGCTGTCTCCATTtcgtgaaatatattttttatcgtttttatCATTTCCAACTAAATATGTTACCGGCCGGCGTATATTTTCGTCGTAAAAGTGCCTGATACTTCTTCCTTTCTGTTTGACATAGTTGGATATTTGCGATGTTTTGTTAAAGACAGTTTCGATGAGGTCTTGTGGCAGCCACCGCGATTCGCAGCATTGTGATATTATGACAACagtaaacaaaacaagtgCGGTCTTCATATTGAATATGCAGACGCGCGCTCCCGCTCGGTTCGCGTTACAGACTGAAGTACACATCGATGCATAAGTTTCATTTATCCCATTAGAACAGGTCAAGGGGGAACATGACTAATGTAATAACTGTATCACAAAAGTGATTTACAAACTTGTGATAACAAAGGTTACTGTGATTCATGTCAGAGTCAACTCAAAGTGATATACATACGTCCGCTtgataagtacctatctacttTATGCCTACCAAAGAACGTTGATACCTTcctatagatataaaaaaacttgcaTAGCCAGACAATAAGAAATTCGCTCACTTCCTCTTTTCAGAAGTCTTTACTAACGTTTGTTTTAGAACGAGATGCGTTGCCTCAACtgtgaaaaaaatcaataccTGCCTTGGTATTGCTGCGATTTAACTggctcataaataaatttacctcTGCTTATCTTTTTCTCATCTTATCTCGGTTGCAGCAGtgtgctattttatttaaaaaagcagGATAATTTCGTCAAGAgcacatatttatatagaaaactatgtaaatattagataaatggttatttcaatatttttatataaaacagtaGTTAACTAGATagctaaattttattgaaaatttaaattaagtaagctactttatatatattaaccttTGTGCAAAAGTTTCGCGATCTCGTATTTTGTTGTTTCTGACTGTAAATGTGGACTACCTATGTAAAATCAAAAAAGCGGGGCAGAGCTTTCCCGCGCGGTACAGTAAAAATCGGGACGTCCCGCCAAAAACGGGACgtttgggtgaatttcacgactgtttgaacgcggcgtgtagcgtttcattagtgtcgcacttttttttttaataaagattttttaaaaattaaacatttataaaattaacattgtaagtaccagtactttatctatttataaaataagataatgaaattgattactgtgtatagtacaatttaataaacactattgACAGCACACGGTGGCGTTCAAtgaaacgctcgtgaaattcaccctgtaggtacataggtacctactaattccatgctcaTTTCGTCATCTTCATTATTGAGGGTCGTAacataaaatcaaacaaaccCAAAAACTATCTTGGTAAATAAAGCTAATGAATTTCTTCCATAAACACACAAGATGATACGATAACATTCATTAAACCAGAATACACGGTTCCTTATGAGCGGTATGTTTCCCTATACCCGGAGGCGTGTGGCAAAACTAATTAGGTTATAACCTATACCTAACTAACTATTAATAACTCGTATTCTCAGTGTCtcagtcgcctaaaggcatctggcatgacttttacgaccaccCACAAACGCAAACGCGGCAAGCAGACGCATACACTGATGAACATAAACTGTCAACCGGTGTTCaggattcctcacgatgttttccttcaccgtacGCGTGGTGGTTGTCAACCAAAACTTATACACAAGTCAGATATACCTAACAAaatcatgtggcacgagtaggattcgaaccttggACCCCCACAATGAATGAGAAAGATTAAGAATCAAATCAAACTTCCGACCATCATCACTTTCTAGCCACTTTCTgtctttttacaaaattttttttaaatctcaatataaatatattatgggGTAGGGAGGGCTATTTTTGATGGAATTTTgctacattaaaattttctaaaaacagATTTCTTTATCCGATTGAGCTGACATgttgtaggtacttacacaAGTTTAGATTTGATAACgaaacattattatgatatgctTATCAGATGGTGCATTCAGTAGCACTGCACGAAACTTTTCACGTGGCCAAGTATCGTTGGTCAAATCGCATTATGGCCAGAATTCAATAGCCAGATCATAAAGAGCCGACGAATGACTCTGGTgattcgcagagcgtttcga from the Plodia interpunctella isolate USDA-ARS_2022_Savannah chromosome 20, ilPloInte3.2, whole genome shotgun sequence genome contains:
- the LOC128678772 gene encoding lipase 3-like translates to MCTSVCNANRAGARVCIFNMKTALVLFTVVIISQCCESRWLPQDLIETVFNKTSQISNYVKQKGRSIRHFYDENIRRPVTYLVGNDKNDKKYISRNGDSTEDFKNYIDKAQANQEQVFDAIAPKNPKVKCIADNPAIHMTTPQLLALYGYVAESHTVVTEDGYILTIHRIPFSKNSKVGVPRKTVLLHHGLLGSSADWILPGPEKGLGFILSEAGYDVWMANVRGNTYSRAHISKNVDTFAFWNFTFHEVSQHDLPAVIDYIMEIKGWDVKINYIGHSMGTTVLFALLSTKTQYNKVLRAGFALAPVAYMTDIKSPIRLLARYSDNLEFLLKLLGANEFLPQNAVLRWLSKHACEINHYEEVICENSLFVLCGHDASQFNKTLLPIILGHVPAGASTKTLVHYAQEIKSGGRFQQFDYGPEGNFKEYGNNVPPEYPVHKITLPIALLSAENDWLASDEDVTNLYVHLTNPIEHYVVPLKQFNHIDFLWAIDANKYVYSKLLELLEEGVSKVDFNPKVDTNELNDDNEVDQTFMIPLNT